A genomic window from Azotosporobacter soli includes:
- the carA gene encoding glutamine-hydrolyzing carbamoyl-phosphate synthase small subunit, with product MKGKLILEDGSVFHGELLGAAEAIGEVVFNTGMTGYQEILTDPSYCGQIVTLTYPLVGNYGVAERFQQSRQSFVKGFVISELCDHPSNWTMEGTLGEYLLKNKIPCLHGVDTRAVTRKIRSTGAMRGIIVAAELEEAEIAKRWQQTLSADVVKEVTTPQRYEIANDGPHVVVMDFGIKKNILRSLAEHGCRLTVVPADTSYQEIRELQPDGVFLSNGPGDPKAVPFAIETIRAMIGRWPMFGICLGHQLLALAFGADTYKMKFGHRGSNHPVKNLASGRVHITSQNHGYAVREESLADKGLVVTHRAVNDGSVEGMKHQLLPVFSVQYHPEAAPGPDDNVYLFEQFMELLAKEVALCQKNNI from the coding sequence ATGAAAGGAAAATTGATCTTAGAAGACGGCAGCGTATTTCACGGCGAATTGCTTGGCGCGGCAGAGGCGATCGGCGAAGTCGTGTTCAATACCGGGATGACCGGGTACCAGGAAATCTTAACGGATCCGTCGTATTGCGGCCAAATCGTGACGCTGACATATCCGCTGGTCGGAAATTATGGCGTCGCGGAACGGTTTCAACAGTCGCGACAGTCATTCGTGAAAGGCTTTGTAATCAGCGAATTGTGCGATCATCCGAGCAACTGGACGATGGAAGGTACGCTCGGCGAGTATCTGCTGAAGAATAAAATCCCCTGTCTGCATGGCGTCGATACGCGTGCGGTAACGCGCAAAATCCGCTCAACCGGCGCGATGCGCGGGATCATCGTAGCGGCGGAACTGGAGGAGGCGGAAATCGCCAAACGTTGGCAGCAAACGCTGTCGGCCGATGTCGTCAAGGAAGTGACGACGCCGCAGCGCTATGAAATTGCCAATGACGGACCGCATGTCGTGGTAATGGATTTCGGAATCAAGAAAAACATTCTGCGCTCGCTGGCCGAGCATGGTTGCCGCCTGACGGTGGTGCCGGCCGATACCAGCTATCAGGAGATTCGCGAACTGCAGCCGGACGGCGTATTCCTGTCGAACGGCCCCGGCGATCCGAAGGCGGTGCCATTTGCGATTGAAACGATCCGCGCAATGATCGGCCGCTGGCCGATGTTCGGGATCTGCCTCGGTCATCAACTGCTGGCGCTGGCGTTCGGTGCGGACACCTACAAGATGAAGTTCGGCCATCGCGGCTCGAACCATCCGGTGAAAAATCTGGCTAGCGGCCGCGTGCACATCACGTCGCAAAATCATGGCTACGCCGTGCGCGAAGAATCGCTGGCTGACAAAGGGCTCGTCGTGACGCATCGCGCGGTGAACGACGGCAGCGTCGAAGGAATGAAGCATCAACTGCTGCCGGTGTTTTCGGTGCAATACCATCCGGAAGCCGCACCGGGCCCGGATGACAATGTGTATCTGTTTGAACAATTTATGGAACTGCTGGCTAAGGAGGTCGCATTATGCCAAAAAAACAATATCTGA